Proteins co-encoded in one Desulfitobacterium hafniense DCB-2 genomic window:
- a CDS encoding YgeY family selenium metabolism-linked hydrolase: MLNSERQGKVVELCSDLMRAKSMSGEEQDVVDIMEKFFRMHQFDTIKKDKYGNIIGCIKGNRPGKKILYEGHMDEVPVADPKVWTHDPFGAEIENGRIYGRGATDMKGGLSAACCAAAFFAEDTNRDFAGEIYVAGSCHEECFEGVAARSISEIVQPDIVVICEPSHLDLRIGQRGRAEIVVETFGRPAHSSNPEKGVNAVYKMMQIIEGIKGLPVNNHPVLGKGILELTDIKSSPYPGASVVPQYCRATYDRRTLVDETKESVLAPIQDLIKKLQENDPELEAKVSYAWGSEKCYTGAVIEGERFFPAWLYNEGDDFVQAAYQELQKNNFSSQISTWQFCTNGSHYAGEAKIRTIGLGPSWEHLAHITDEYIELEQLYGAVSAYMSISKGLLDM; encoded by the coding sequence ATGTTAAATTCGGAAAGACAAGGGAAAGTTGTGGAGCTGTGCAGTGATCTGATGCGGGCAAAGTCCATGTCAGGAGAAGAACAAGATGTTGTCGACATTATGGAAAAGTTTTTTCGCATGCATCAATTCGACACCATAAAAAAGGATAAGTACGGCAACATCATTGGCTGCATTAAAGGTAACAGACCCGGCAAAAAAATCTTGTATGAGGGCCACATGGACGAGGTACCTGTTGCCGATCCAAAGGTTTGGACTCATGATCCTTTTGGTGCAGAAATTGAGAACGGCCGTATTTATGGCCGGGGAGCCACAGATATGAAAGGCGGTTTATCTGCCGCCTGTTGTGCAGCGGCCTTTTTCGCCGAAGATACCAACCGTGATTTTGCCGGTGAAATATATGTGGCGGGAAGCTGTCACGAAGAGTGCTTCGAAGGTGTTGCCGCCCGCTCCATCAGCGAAATAGTTCAACCTGATATTGTGGTTATTTGTGAGCCTTCACATCTGGATCTGCGGATTGGCCAGAGAGGTCGTGCCGAAATTGTCGTGGAAACCTTTGGCCGCCCCGCTCATTCTTCCAATCCCGAAAAAGGTGTCAACGCCGTTTATAAGATGATGCAGATTATAGAAGGGATAAAAGGATTGCCGGTCAACAATCATCCTGTGCTCGGCAAAGGAATTTTAGAGTTGACAGATATAAAGTCATCCCCCTATCCCGGAGCGTCGGTAGTACCTCAATACTGCCGGGCTACCTATGATCGCCGCACTCTTGTCGATGAAACGAAAGAAAGCGTGCTGGCTCCTATTCAGGATCTGATCAAGAAGCTGCAGGAAAATGACCCTGAGCTGGAGGCGAAAGTTTCCTATGCGTGGGGTTCCGAAAAATGTTATACAGGGGCAGTCATCGAAGGGGAAAGATTCTTCCCTGCCTGGCTGTATAACGAGGGTGATGATTTTGTGCAGGCGGCTTATCAGGAATTGCAAAAAAATAACTTCAGTTCGCAAATTTCTACTTGGCAATTTTGCACTAACGGAAGCCATTATGCAGGGGAAGCAAAGATTCGCACCATCGGTTTAGGTCCCTCATGGGAACATCTGGCCCATATTACCGACGAGTATATCGAGCTTGAACAGCTGTATGGTGCTGTCAGCGCCTATATGTCCATCAGTAAGGGCTTGCTTGACATGTGA
- a CDS encoding RidA family protein — translation MKEIRTAKAPGAIGPYSQGFISGDLVYTSGQIPVDPTSGDVAAGIAGQAEQSCKNVGAILEAADSDFSKVIKTTCFLTDMNDFAAFNEVYARYFVSKPARSCVAVRALPKGVLCEIEAIAEL, via the coding sequence ATGAAGGAAATCAGAACAGCAAAAGCACCGGGTGCCATCGGTCCCTATTCCCAAGGATTTATCAGTGGTGATCTTGTCTATACTTCCGGGCAGATTCCTGTCGATCCTACCTCTGGTGATGTTGCCGCGGGCATTGCCGGACAAGCAGAGCAAAGCTGTAAAAACGTGGGAGCTATTTTGGAAGCAGCTGATTCAGACTTTTCAAAGGTTATAAAAACCACCTGTTTTTTAACGGACATGAATGATTTCGCGGCCTTTAACGAGGTCTATGCCCGCTATTTTGTTTCTAAACCAGCCCGCAGCTGTGTGGCAGTGAGAGCTCTGCCGAAAGGCGTTCTTTGTGAGATTGAAGCGATTGCTGAATTATAA
- the dpaL gene encoding diaminopropionate ammonia-lyase — MKGGSLVKEEIKIISFQRDKQKASDLTFLNLEEAEKVHSFHVSFPIYQKTPLRELKNTAQALGLGTVYVKDESYRFGLNAFKVLGGSYAIGNYIASKLGTDIRDLPYEKMVSEEVRSKLGELTFVTATDGNHGRGVAWTANQLKQRSVVYMPKGSAPERLENIRAEGAEASITELNYDEAVRLANRKAEENGWIMVQDTAWQGYEDIPRWIMQGYGTLGYEVYGQLKEKPTHIFLQAGVGSMAGAVTGFFASLYGEERPIIAIVEPNKADCLYLTAQADDGERHFVTGEMNTIMAGLACGEPCSIAWEVLKDYADHFISCPDYVAAKGMRILGNPVQGDERVISGESGAAPFGCVAEIMTNPLYKEIKDQLQLNENSRVLFFSTEGDTDQENYQAIVWDGKYPSCK, encoded by the coding sequence ATGAAAGGAGGATCTCTGGTGAAAGAAGAGATTAAAATTATTTCATTTCAGCGTGATAAACAAAAGGCAAGCGATCTGACATTTTTGAATTTGGAGGAAGCTGAAAAGGTCCATAGCTTTCATGTCAGCTTTCCCATTTACCAAAAAACGCCGCTGCGGGAATTGAAAAACACGGCTCAAGCCCTGGGGCTTGGCACCGTCTATGTCAAGGATGAATCGTATCGTTTCGGACTCAATGCCTTCAAGGTTTTGGGGGGGAGCTATGCAATCGGCAACTATATTGCTTCAAAGCTGGGTACCGATATTCGAGATCTTCCTTACGAGAAGATGGTTTCAGAGGAAGTTCGCAGCAAGCTTGGTGAACTGACCTTTGTAACGGCGACTGATGGAAATCATGGCCGTGGTGTCGCCTGGACAGCGAACCAGCTTAAGCAGCGTTCTGTCGTCTATATGCCAAAGGGGAGTGCGCCTGAGCGGCTGGAGAATATCCGGGCTGAGGGAGCTGAGGCATCCATTACTGAGCTGAATTATGATGAAGCCGTCCGTTTGGCTAACCGCAAAGCAGAAGAAAATGGCTGGATTATGGTACAGGATACGGCCTGGCAAGGCTATGAAGATATTCCCCGTTGGATCATGCAAGGATACGGCACCTTGGGCTATGAGGTTTATGGTCAATTAAAGGAAAAACCAACCCACATCTTCTTGCAGGCTGGGGTCGGTTCTATGGCTGGAGCGGTCACTGGTTTCTTCGCTTCACTGTATGGTGAAGAACGCCCGATCATCGCCATTGTTGAGCCCAATAAGGCAGACTGCCTGTATCTTACTGCCCAGGCAGATGATGGGGAGCGGCATTTTGTCACGGGAGAGATGAACACCATCATGGCCGGACTCGCCTGCGGAGAGCCGTGCAGCATTGCCTGGGAAGTTCTGAAAGACTATGCAGATCATTTTATATCTTGCCCTGATTACGTCGCAGCAAAGGGAATGCGCATCCTTGGCAATCCTGTTCAAGGAGACGAGAGAGTCATTTCAGGTGAAAGCGGTGCGGCTCCATTTGGCTGTGTGGCAGAGATCATGACGAATCCGCTGTATAAGGAGATAAAAGATCAGCTTCAGTTGAACGAAAACTCGCGGGTTCTCTTCTTCAGTACCGAAGGAGATACGGATCAGGAAAATTATCAGGCCATTGTTTGGGATGGAAAATATCCCAGCTGCAAGTAA
- a CDS encoding sigma-54-dependent Fis family transcriptional regulator, which translates to MASVLLEIQETVKKYTEIMAKISRVDVEVVDTELFRVAGTGMFADHVNEDMSAEGYAYSHVIKEGRLQVIYSPGHELICNNCPKRDSCAEEIEIAMPIWASDQIIGVIGLVGSNAQQRNAILADEETYLGLIEQIANFIAAKAIEQIDRKEKESMLSTLAFAINNMEEGVLIVSRKHTITMANRAAKQQLMLNTLEGMRIMLSPTGDKLNGKTEYMLNVGAKTFRILGQINSLLKADDSYAELLSFTPTRDLNKKLYAMTAAVSEGIVVGNSQETIALRTQIGKIANSTSTVLITGESGTGKEVVATAIWRAGDRKEQQFVAVNCAAIPESLLEAELFGYVKGAFTGADPNGRVGKFELANQGIIFLDEIGDMPLYLQAKLLRVLQERKITRIGSNHLISIDVRVIAATNKDIRTMIANGKFREDLYYRLNVIPVKILPLRHRLEDIPVLANLFAQRYAVRLGKPEREISPAAMRALLEYPWYGNVRELENTVEYMVNMCNDQDVLGLETLPKDFLVNEHTVIIQADSSYEKEKKHGSEEKVIPLQEVEQREIAKALRLHGMNTQGKKEAAKSLGISLATLYRKLEQFSN; encoded by the coding sequence ATGGCAAGTGTTTTACTCGAAATCCAAGAGACAGTCAAAAAATATACAGAGATTATGGCAAAGATATCAAGAGTGGACGTAGAGGTTGTGGATACGGAATTATTTCGGGTAGCCGGTACCGGTATGTTTGCTGATCATGTAAACGAGGATATGTCCGCAGAGGGATATGCCTATAGTCATGTTATAAAAGAAGGCCGGCTTCAGGTTATTTACTCTCCAGGTCATGAATTGATCTGTAACAATTGTCCCAAGCGGGACAGCTGTGCTGAAGAAATAGAGATTGCTATGCCGATCTGGGCCAGTGATCAAATTATAGGTGTGATCGGATTGGTGGGTTCCAATGCCCAGCAACGCAATGCGATCCTGGCGGATGAAGAGACATATCTTGGGTTGATTGAGCAGATCGCTAATTTTATTGCGGCTAAAGCGATCGAACAGATCGATCGCAAGGAAAAGGAGTCAATGCTGTCAACGCTTGCTTTTGCTATTAATAATATGGAAGAAGGGGTTCTCATTGTCAGCCGCAAGCATACCATCACCATGGCCAATCGGGCCGCCAAGCAGCAGCTGATGTTGAACACTCTCGAAGGTATGCGGATTATGTTGTCTCCAACCGGGGATAAGCTTAACGGGAAGACAGAATATATGTTGAATGTCGGAGCAAAGACATTTCGTATTCTTGGCCAAATTAATTCTTTGCTCAAAGCGGATGACTCTTATGCCGAGCTTCTATCGTTTACCCCAACCCGTGATCTGAATAAAAAATTGTACGCCATGACTGCTGCGGTGAGTGAAGGTATAGTTGTAGGCAATAGTCAAGAGACGATAGCCCTTCGTACCCAAATTGGAAAAATAGCGAACAGCACTTCAACAGTGCTTATCACTGGAGAAAGCGGTACCGGCAAGGAGGTTGTGGCTACCGCTATTTGGCGTGCCGGTGATCGTAAAGAACAGCAATTTGTAGCGGTGAATTGTGCGGCTATTCCTGAGAGTCTGCTGGAAGCTGAATTATTCGGTTATGTAAAAGGGGCTTTTACAGGAGCCGATCCTAACGGCCGGGTAGGAAAATTTGAACTGGCTAATCAGGGGATCATCTTTCTGGATGAGATCGGCGATATGCCCCTGTATTTGCAGGCCAAGCTTCTACGTGTTCTTCAGGAACGTAAAATCACCCGTATCGGTTCCAATCACTTGATTTCCATCGATGTGCGTGTCATTGCCGCTACAAATAAAGATATCCGAACCATGATTGCCAATGGCAAATTCCGCGAAGATCTGTATTATAGACTGAACGTGATTCCTGTGAAGATTCTGCCCCTTCGCCACCGTCTTGAGGATATTCCCGTTCTTGCCAACTTATTTGCCCAACGGTATGCGGTAAGGCTTGGCAAGCCGGAGCGTGAAATTTCACCGGCAGCGATGCGCGCCTTGCTGGAGTATCCATGGTACGGCAATGTTCGGGAATTGGAAAACACAGTGGAATATATGGTGAATATGTGCAATGATCAGGATGTTCTGGGGTTAGAAACATTACCCAAGGATTTTTTGGTTAATGAACATACTGTCATAATTCAGGCGGATAGCTCTTATGAAAAAGAAAAAAAGCACGGTTCTGAGGAAAAGGTAATACCCCTGCAGGAGGTTGAACAACGAGAAATAGCAAAAGCTCTGCGTCTTCACGGTATGAATACTCAAGGGAAAAAAGAGGCGGCGAAAAGTCTCGGTATTAGTCTTGCAACTTTATATCGTAAACTAGAACAATTCTCAAATTGA
- a CDS encoding N-acetylmuramoyl-L-alanine amidase: MKIEWVGTPNYRQGRSGNQVFAIINHITAGRYPGCLSWMQNPASQASSHYLVLKDGRILQLVKDEDTAWHAGLVNKPNWKLYNGKNPNLYTIGIEHEALEGEGLTDAQYQSTLWLHGQLLAKFPAIKPDSDHIIGHYRTDSVNRPNDPGAKFPWEQLFKDLKSKDLKGEEDMVDNLVIYADGDVGAALILSQKLGCPMVHKNSSNKYQAAQKHWVGVQGTNDSGNSYYAGANRTETARAVLK, encoded by the coding sequence ATGAAAATCGAATGGGTGGGCACACCGAACTATCGTCAGGGGAGAAGTGGTAATCAAGTCTTTGCCATCATAAATCACATCACAGCAGGACGATATCCGGGGTGCCTCTCATGGATGCAGAATCCTGCCTCCCAGGCAAGCAGTCACTATCTCGTACTCAAGGATGGACGAATCCTGCAGCTTGTCAAAGACGAGGATACTGCGTGGCACGCCGGCCTTGTCAATAAACCGAACTGGAAGTTGTATAATGGAAAAAATCCGAACCTGTATACTATTGGCATTGAGCATGAGGCTTTAGAAGGGGAGGGGCTAACCGATGCTCAGTATCAGTCTACGTTATGGCTTCACGGTCAGCTCCTGGCCAAGTTTCCGGCAATTAAACCGGACAGTGACCACATCATCGGTCATTATCGCACAGACAGTGTAAATCGGCCGAACGATCCAGGAGCGAAGTTTCCCTGGGAGCAACTGTTTAAAGATTTAAAATCTAAGGATTTGAAAGGAGAGGAGGATATGGTGGATAATCTTGTTATCTATGCTGATGGGGATGTGGGAGCAGCCCTTATCTTGAGCCAGAAGCTGGGATGCCCGATGGTTCATAAAAACAGCTCAAACAAGTATCAAGCTGCCCAGAAGCACTGGGTTGGGGTACAAGGGACAAATGATAGTGGGAATAGCTACTATGCCGGAGCGAATCGTACCGAAACGGCAAGAGCGGTTCTGAAATGA
- a CDS encoding PH domain-containing protein, with translation MGIFSGMMGNASEIDTKEIESEVGPLLYDSEQITKAFKLIRDLIVFTNSRLILVDKQGITGKKIEYHSIPFRSITHFAVETAGHLDLDAELKIWISGNSSPITKEFKKDKNIFEVQKALANSIAR, from the coding sequence ATGGGAATATTTAGCGGGATGATGGGCAATGCCTCAGAGATTGACACCAAAGAAATTGAAAGCGAAGTAGGTCCTTTACTTTATGACTCAGAACAGATAACAAAGGCTTTTAAACTCATCAGAGATTTAATCGTGTTTACCAACAGCAGGTTGATTCTCGTGGACAAACAAGGCATCACCGGTAAAAAGATTGAGTATCACTCTATACCTTTCAGAAGTATCACGCACTTTGCTGTAGAGACAGCCGGTCACCTCGATCTCGACGCAGAATTAAAAATCTGGATTTCTGGCAATTCATCACCTATCACCAAGGAGTTTAAAAAAGACAAAAACATATTTGAAGTTCAGAAGGCTCTGGCCAACTCTATCGCCAGGTAA